One window from the genome of Salvelinus sp. IW2-2015 linkage group LG30, ASM291031v2, whole genome shotgun sequence encodes:
- the LOC111955255 gene encoding cation channel sperm-associated auxiliary subunit TMEM249 yields the protein MTIGIFGTWDHQFNATEQALTDKIKNNPCYPFTIVKDVFVLEYQHENIWKGSLLLIASTIGTACYMNMEFGDHHKYTGFLVFSMCLSLWLVCSGAFRRRLVIDHKKKEYRYYIHTHLRHRGPLHQIYIRMIAQKSGQVLLMYKLMLNGYKIEERELSGFSEKYELLECQGRRIATKLNLNYFDYQDTSKRHLVIHRPKIILSANNDRNNPPV from the exons ATGACTATTGGGATTTTTGGCACGTGGGACCATCAGTTCAACGCCACTGAGCAAGCACTCACAGATAAGATCAAGAACAACCCTTGCTATCCATTCACTATAGTGAAGGACG TGTTTGTTCTTGAATACCAGCATGAAAACATCTGGAAAGGTTCACTGCTACTGATCGCCTCCACCATTGGAACTGCCTGTTACATGAACATGGAGTTTGGG GACCATCACAAGTATACTGGGTTCCTGGTGTTCagcatgtgtctctctctgtggctggTCTGTTCCGGGGCCTTCCGCCGGCGCCTGGTGATCGATCACAAGAAGAAGGAGTACCGCtactacattcacacacacctacGCCACAGGGGCCCCTTGCACCAGATCTACATACGCATGATAGCGCAGAAGAGTG GACAGGTACTGCTGATGTACAAGCTGATGCTGAATGGATACAAGATTGAAGAGAGGGAACTCAGTGGCTTCTCAGAGAAATATGAG CTGTTGGAGTGCCAGGGCAGGAGGATAGCGACGAAACTCAACCTCAATTACTTTGACTACCAGGACACTTCTAAACGGCACCTTGTCATCCACAGGCCCAAAATCATCCTGTCTGCTAACAATGATCGCAACAATCCACCTGTCTGA